Proteins encoded in a region of the Methylosinus trichosporium OB3b genome:
- a CDS encoding helix-turn-helix domain-containing protein, producing the protein MATKSRFKSDASEALHSSAAMLHKVGALDKATMRDFDARHLVVPTQIEPAQIKQLREANNVSQPVFARYLNTSESTVEKWETGAKRPSGMALKLLTIVQKHGLQILS; encoded by the coding sequence ATGGCGACGAAAAGTAGATTCAAGAGCGATGCTTCGGAAGCGCTCCACTCGTCTGCGGCCATGCTCCACAAGGTCGGCGCGCTCGATAAGGCGACGATGCGCGATTTCGACGCGCGTCACTTGGTTGTTCCGACCCAGATCGAGCCTGCGCAGATCAAGCAGCTCCGCGAGGCCAACAATGTCAGTCAGCCGGTGTTCGCCCGGTATCTCAACACGAGCGAAAGCACGGTCGAGAAATGGGAAACGGGCGCCAAGCGGCCGAGCGGTATGGCGCTCAAGCTGCTCACCATTGTCCAGAAGCACGGACTGCAGATTCTCTCGTAA
- a CDS encoding type II toxin-antitoxin system RelE/ParE family toxin: protein MVDDEETARAFKTAWFSKAARKARIEDGELCEALREVMKGQADDLGGGVFKKRLNKNMHRSIILAKGGRYWIYEYLFAKKDRANVEDDELEDFRILAKSYATLTEKQVSRLLEEKDLTEICHGDEK from the coding sequence ATGGTCGACGATGAGGAAACTGCGCGGGCCTTCAAAACCGCATGGTTCTCCAAGGCGGCACGCAAGGCTCGTATCGAGGATGGTGAACTTTGTGAGGCGCTTCGAGAGGTGATGAAGGGCCAAGCCGATGATTTGGGCGGAGGGGTCTTCAAGAAGCGACTGAACAAAAACATGCATCGGAGCATCATTCTTGCGAAGGGCGGTCGATACTGGATTTACGAATATCTGTTCGCAAAGAAGGATCGGGCAAACGTCGAGGATGATGAGCTGGAGGACTTCCGCATCCTTGCAAAGAGCTACGCCACGCTGACGGAGAAGCAGGTCTCGCGGCTCCTGGAAGAAAAAGACCTGACGGAGATTTGCCATGGCGACGAAAAGTAG
- a CDS encoding DotD/TraH family lipoprotein (Members of this family include DotD of type IVB secretion systems and TraH of plasmid conjugative plasmid systems, both lipoproteins.): protein MSANRPCRGLVLLLASSILGGCAHDVPATVDVAGMPNAEIALRRSVEHVDKEMSEIGRMRPAPRHGPAVVPAELQKIVAFEWEGPLEGAVEKLAGEVGYDVVVDSAFNVQTVSIGIKSGPRRVYEIFQAIGSAAGDRATVQVDAQHHRIEVIYHV, encoded by the coding sequence ATGAGCGCCAACCGTCCATGTCGCGGTCTCGTCTTACTATTGGCGTCGAGCATTCTGGGTGGCTGCGCGCATGATGTTCCCGCGACGGTCGATGTCGCGGGCATGCCGAATGCGGAGATCGCCCTTCGACGAAGCGTCGAGCATGTCGACAAGGAGATGAGCGAGATCGGTCGAATGCGGCCGGCGCCGCGTCACGGCCCGGCCGTCGTGCCCGCCGAACTGCAAAAGATCGTCGCCTTCGAATGGGAGGGGCCGCTCGAGGGGGCGGTGGAAAAGCTCGCCGGTGAGGTCGGTTACGATGTCGTCGTCGACTCCGCCTTCAACGTCCAAACGGTGTCGATCGGCATCAAGTCGGGCCCGCGCCGCGTCTACGAGATTTTCCAGGCCATCGGCAGCGCCGCGGGCGACCGCGCGACTGTGCAGGTCGATGCGCAGCATCATCGCATCGAGGTGATCTATCATGTCTAA
- a CDS encoding type IV secretion system DotC family protein — MSKLALRLVPTLLASSLLASSLLASTFLASSAFAAERGIKVYPVPPAPSPEEIDEAAHGLGNPLNKPITGAAQEPAVVGGERPPSLEALQAVRAGRGDPGLGLEPGREEALYQAALSFGAQGGLAARSFAINDMLRRYEPTLDKSYDFSAVVLPLGGGRTLLRPPVVTQGQLAFALGDNAQVARETDCVYQITREAQLASAPPNWRAYLVRNWKAPTRPHDAVLPRTEQEAAYWNKWVAEGWAQGEKQAVEIFLSDLGRLQRDIVGMARFRLLLRAGLVEHPRIAFQNSVVNGGRDELRAGDRIVRITDQPGLRADARRWEPKRRGPCPK, encoded by the coding sequence ATGTCTAAGCTCGCGCTCCGGCTCGTCCCGACATTGCTGGCCTCGTCTCTGTTGGCGTCGTCTCTCCTGGCCTCGACCTTCCTGGCTTCGTCCGCCTTCGCCGCCGAGCGCGGGATCAAGGTCTATCCGGTCCCTCCGGCTCCGTCCCCCGAAGAGATCGACGAGGCGGCGCATGGTCTCGGCAATCCGCTGAACAAGCCGATCACCGGAGCGGCGCAGGAGCCGGCGGTCGTCGGAGGCGAACGCCCGCCGTCGCTCGAGGCGCTGCAGGCGGTGCGCGCCGGACGCGGCGATCCCGGGCTCGGACTGGAGCCGGGGCGAGAAGAAGCTCTGTATCAGGCGGCCCTGAGCTTCGGCGCGCAAGGCGGCCTGGCGGCGCGATCCTTCGCGATCAACGACATGTTGCGCCGCTATGAGCCGACGCTCGACAAGAGCTATGACTTCAGCGCTGTGGTTCTGCCCCTCGGCGGCGGCCGGACCCTGCTACGTCCGCCTGTCGTGACCCAAGGACAGCTCGCCTTCGCGCTCGGCGACAATGCGCAGGTCGCCCGGGAGACGGATTGCGTCTATCAGATCACGCGCGAAGCGCAGCTCGCCTCCGCCCCGCCGAATTGGCGCGCCTATCTGGTGCGCAATTGGAAAGCCCCGACGCGGCCCCATGACGCCGTGCTTCCGCGCACCGAGCAGGAGGCCGCCTATTGGAACAAATGGGTCGCCGAAGGGTGGGCCCAGGGCGAGAAGCAGGCCGTCGAAATATTCTTGTCCGATCTCGGCCGGCTGCAGCGCGACATTGTCGGCATGGCTCGGTTCCGCCTGCTGCTGCGCGCGGGCTTGGTCGAGCACCCGAGGATCGCCTTCCAGAACAGCGTCGTCAACGGCGGTCGCGACGAGCTCCGCGCCGGCGATCGGATTGTCCGAATTACCGATCAGCCCGGCCTCCGAGCCGACGCGCGCCGCTGGGAGCCCAAGCGCCGCGGGCCCTGCCCCAAGTGA